A genomic stretch from Blastopirellula sediminis includes:
- a CDS encoding RNA polymerase sigma factor, whose amino-acid sequence MTQAPDREPTDGELLTAVLSGQREKFAEIVRRYQSPLLRLAMSRLGRQQEAEDAVQQTFLNAFRWLDTYDSRYSFRTWLWTILINNCNRLHQRTARRAENEMGDLPAIAYQADDAAADPLAAMITAERREHVRQLLTELTPSQAEAVRLRFFGQMKFQEIADSLGCSLPAAKARVRKGMIRLTELLSAEAIDAGPVGEHFHD is encoded by the coding sequence ATGACCCAGGCGCCCGACCGAGAACCGACCGACGGCGAATTGCTGACCGCCGTTTTGTCTGGTCAGCGAGAAAAGTTCGCCGAGATCGTCCGGCGCTATCAATCGCCGCTGCTCCGCCTGGCGATGAGCCGACTGGGACGCCAGCAGGAAGCGGAGGACGCCGTTCAGCAGACGTTCTTGAACGCCTTCCGTTGGCTTGATACGTACGACTCGCGGTATAGCTTCCGGACCTGGCTCTGGACGATCCTGATCAACAACTGCAATCGGCTCCATCAACGGACCGCACGGCGGGCCGAGAACGAAATGGGAGATCTGCCGGCGATCGCCTACCAGGCCGATGACGCGGCGGCCGATCCGTTGGCCGCGATGATTACGGCCGAGCGGCGTGAGCATGTCCGCCAACTGCTGACCGAACTGACGCCGTCCCAGGCCGAGGCGGTTCGCCTTCGCTTTTTTGGCCAGATGAAGTTTCAAGAGATTGCTGATTCGCTGGGATGCAGCCTGCCGGCCGCCAAGGCCCGAGTTCGTAAGGGAATGATTCGTTTGACCGAGCTTCTGTCGGCCGAGGCGATTGACGCCGGCCCGGTTGGAGAGCACTTCCATGATTAG
- a CDS encoding DUF1559 family PulG-like putative transporter translates to MSRFVSSRIVRRSGNSAVPVVIIVLAVVGFMVLLCGGILVALLLPAVQQARAAARRMQSTNNMKQIGLALHNYADTYGTFPPATINDENGKPMHSWRVLILPFIEEQFLYSQYDFNEPWDGPNNRLLMSQMPMVYADPTIDSPPGEGATSYQAISDEGTVMNETRGSLFREITDGTSNTALVVENTGKMVPWLRPDDTKISDFVQGIPFEKGPVGGTNVLMADGSVQFFSETIEPDVIKAISTREGGEAAHW, encoded by the coding sequence ATGTCGCGATTCGTCTCTTCCCGTATCGTTCGTCGCTCTGGAAACTCGGCGGTCCCCGTGGTGATCATCGTCCTCGCGGTGGTCGGTTTCATGGTCCTTTTGTGCGGTGGAATCTTGGTGGCGTTGCTCCTTCCGGCCGTTCAACAGGCTCGTGCCGCCGCTCGCCGCATGCAGTCGACGAATAACATGAAACAGATTGGTTTGGCGCTACATAACTACGCCGACACCTATGGAACATTTCCGCCGGCGACGATCAATGATGAAAACGGGAAGCCGATGCACTCGTGGCGCGTGCTGATTCTTCCCTTTATCGAAGAACAGTTTCTTTACAGCCAATATGATTTCAACGAACCGTGGGATGGCCCCAACAATCGCTTGTTGATGTCGCAGATGCCGATGGTCTACGCAGACCCGACCATCGATAGCCCTCCAGGAGAAGGCGCCACGTCTTACCAGGCGATTTCCGACGAGGGAACGGTCATGAATGAAACGCGGGGAAGTCTCTTCCGCGAAATCACAGACGGCACTTCCAACACCGCGCTGGTGGTCGAAAACACCGGCAAGATGGTCCCGTGGCTGCGACCCGACGATACGAAGATCAGCGACTTCGTGCAGGGGATTCCCTTCGAGAAAGGCCCCGTCGGCGGAACGAACGTTTTGATGGCGGACGGCTCGGTGCAGTTCTTCAGCGAAACCATTGAGCCGGACGTGATCAAGGCGATCTCGACGCGCGAAGGTGGCGAGGCGGCCCATTGGTGA
- a CDS encoding DUF1559 family PulG-like putative transporter: MPRDAARIFSTSNALQGIGLAMHDYHDVYGSFPPAFVADANGKPLHSWRVLLLPFLDERELYEKYDFSQPWDAPDNRKLLDKMPWVFRDPRFRSDDPSLTTYQVVVGDGMIFDPQFGRVAFPDIRDGSTATLLAVENLGHAVPWTKPVDMSVSDLESGVLLDSAPRGMFVILMADGTRQNVYSKTAAQLKSAATRSGGETPPNWRL, from the coding sequence ATGCCGCGTGATGCGGCGCGGATCTTTAGTACGTCCAATGCGCTTCAGGGCATTGGATTGGCGATGCACGATTACCACGACGTTTACGGCTCGTTTCCGCCGGCGTTTGTGGCGGATGCGAATGGTAAGCCGCTGCACTCGTGGCGCGTGTTGCTGTTGCCCTTTCTTGATGAAAGAGAGCTCTACGAAAAGTATGACTTTTCGCAACCGTGGGATGCCCCAGATAATCGAAAACTTCTCGACAAAATGCCGTGGGTCTTCCGTGATCCGCGGTTCAGGTCGGACGATCCGAGCTTGACGACTTATCAAGTCGTTGTCGGGGACGGAATGATCTTTGATCCCCAGTTTGGTCGAGTCGCGTTTCCTGATATTCGGGACGGATCGACAGCGACGTTACTTGCGGTCGAGAATCTAGGGCACGCGGTCCCATGGACGAAGCCGGTCGATATGAGCGTTTCGGACCTCGAATCAGGCGTGCTGCTCGATAGCGCGCCGCGAGGTATGTTTGTGATTTTGATGGCCGATGGAACAAGGCAGAACGTCTACAGCAAGACGGCGGCGCAATTAAAATCGGCCGCCACGCGTAGCGGCGGCGAAACGCCTCCAAACTGGCGCCTTTAG
- a CDS encoding DUF1559 family PulG-like putative transporter has protein sequence MRKPAHLPQSRQGQSNATAVIALVLVVLLLIGGVFVLWLMPAVADARAAATTSASSGHLKVIGLALHNYHDTYGELPPAYIADENGKPIHSWRVLILPFIEYGDLYDRYDFDEPWDAPNNRLLMQERPVVYADPRNPGEDPKTTPYQAIAGPGTCFDPTVAKMKLAEITDGTAVTAMVVENFGKPVIWTEPDDISPQEFLSGLPLQAAPGGKVWVMNADTSSKLINHSELGAAPSWTTRDAGD, from the coding sequence ATGAGAAAACCGGCGCACCTCCCGCAATCTCGACAAGGCCAATCCAACGCGACGGCGGTGATCGCCCTCGTCCTGGTCGTGTTGTTATTGATTGGTGGGGTGTTCGTCTTGTGGTTAATGCCGGCGGTCGCCGATGCGCGGGCAGCCGCCACGACCTCGGCTTCGAGTGGGCATTTGAAGGTGATCGGGCTCGCGCTGCACAACTACCACGATACCTATGGCGAGCTGCCTCCTGCCTATATCGCCGATGAGAACGGCAAGCCGATTCACTCTTGGCGGGTGTTGATCCTGCCGTTTATTGAATACGGCGACCTCTATGATCGCTACGATTTCGACGAGCCATGGGATGCCCCCAACAATCGCTTGCTGATGCAAGAGCGCCCTGTCGTTTACGCCGATCCGCGAAATCCGGGCGAGGATCCGAAAACCACCCCTTACCAGGCGATCGCCGGCCCCGGAACCTGTTTTGATCCGACGGTCGCCAAGATGAAGTTGGCTGAGATTACGGATGGAACGGCGGTGACGGCGATGGTTGTGGAGAATTTTGGAAAGCCGGTCATCTGGACCGAGCCGGACGATATTTCACCGCAAGAGTTTCTCTCCGGTTTACCGCTACAAGCGGCGCCGGGTGGCAAAGTGTGGGTGATGAATGCGGATACTTCCAGCAAGTTGATTAATCATTCGGAACTGGGCGCCGCCCCATCGTGGACGACCCGCGACGCCGGCGATTAG
- a CDS encoding DUF1559 family PulG-like putative transporter translates to MKKRTPQRPRHGKANALVIVLIVVGGGFFFLFVCGGVLVALLLPAIAAARHTAQQAVVSNNMKQIGLALHMYHEVYHSLPPVYVADENGKPMHSWRVLILPFLERQDLYESYDFDEPWDGPTNSMMMAARPEVYADPRVSDDDGTKTTFQAIAGPGALFDPTVPKVSFADVTDGISNSAAVVENCADPVVWTKPDDTSPEEFVNGFTVGNAPMQEIVVLRGDGSISVVPKEQLPTLKGWTTRAGND, encoded by the coding sequence ATGAAAAAGCGAACTCCCCAACGCCCACGACATGGTAAGGCGAACGCCTTGGTGATTGTGCTGATCGTGGTGGGCGGCGGCTTTTTCTTCCTGTTCGTATGCGGCGGCGTGTTGGTTGCGCTTTTGTTGCCAGCGATCGCCGCGGCGCGACATACGGCGCAACAGGCGGTCGTGAGCAACAACATGAAGCAAATCGGACTGGCGCTGCACATGTATCACGAGGTCTACCACTCCCTGCCGCCCGTTTACGTCGCCGATGAGAACGGCAAGCCGATGCACTCGTGGCGGGTGCTGATCTTGCCGTTTCTCGAGCGTCAGGATCTCTACGAGTCGTACGATTTTGACGAGCCATGGGATGGCCCCACGAATAGCATGATGATGGCGGCGCGGCCGGAAGTTTATGCGGATCCGCGCGTCAGCGACGACGACGGCACGAAAACCACATTCCAGGCGATCGCTGGACCAGGCGCCCTGTTTGATCCGACCGTCCCGAAGGTCTCCTTCGCCGACGTGACCGACGGGATCTCCAATTCGGCGGCGGTGGTTGAAAACTGCGCCGATCCGGTCGTTTGGACGAAGCCGGACGATACGTCGCCGGAGGAGTTCGTCAATGGCTTCACCGTCGGCAATGCGCCGATGCAAGAGATCGTCGTGCTGAGAGGGGACGGATCAATTTCCGTCGTGCCCAAAGAGCAATTGCCAACGCTCAAAGGTTGGACTACGCGAGCCGGCAACGACTAG
- a CDS encoding universal stress protein — MTWLAHPPIVVPFDFSPVSKEAVGRAIGLIGSPSGVHVVHVLGELSPAEPGEVWHTVDHATRTKHATEAIIKELGNEVTVKVLFGDAGHQITEYADEIGAKLIIMPSHGRSGILRVLLGSVTDRVVRLAHCPVLVLRPEKPKS; from the coding sequence ATGACCTGGCTCGCTCACCCTCCGATCGTTGTGCCGTTTGACTTCTCGCCTGTCTCGAAGGAAGCGGTTGGCCGTGCCATTGGTCTGATTGGGAGTCCCAGCGGAGTCCATGTCGTGCATGTGCTGGGCGAGCTCTCGCCGGCCGAGCCGGGCGAAGTGTGGCACACCGTCGATCACGCCACCCGAACTAAGCATGCGACCGAAGCGATCATCAAAGAGCTCGGCAACGAGGTGACGGTCAAGGTTCTGTTCGGCGACGCCGGCCACCAGATCACCGAATACGCCGACGAAATCGGCGCCAAGCTGATCATCATGCCGTCGCACGGCCGCAGCGGCATCTTGCGAGTTCTGCTCGGCTCGGTCACCGATCGCGTCGTCCGACTGGCCCACTGTCCGGTGCTGGTACTACGACCAGAAAAGCCAAAGAGCTAG
- a CDS encoding DUF1501 domain-containing protein — protein MSRRHFMKHMAGASAMVAPAMMMGQSIRAHAADLTSRGKSCIMLWMGGGPSTMDIWDLKPGQTTGGPFKPISTSGDLQICEHMPKTAKVMKHLSVVRSMSTREADHNRGRYYMHTGYVPNPNIEHPGYGSVIAHELFDQRPYLEIPPFVSVGGGSVGPGFLGMTWAPFTVSSNGQVRNLKMQGMSDETLGKRLEMLKLVENGFISQRRGPAAEDHAKILNKTVNLMTSEQMKAFRVSEEPDAMKELYGTNGFGQGCLLARRLVEAGVPFIEVDLGGWDNHANIFNTLSDTKLPVMDQAMSALVTDLEQRGLLKDTTIVWMGEFSRTPRINGNTGRDHWARSWSTVVGGGGINGGIAVGKTSEDGTRVETEPYSAEDLMATVCRAMGISLETTFTSKNGRPMKIANGGKVIKELVA, from the coding sequence ATGTCGCGACGTCACTTTATGAAGCATATGGCGGGCGCCTCGGCCATGGTCGCTCCGGCGATGATGATGGGTCAGTCGATCCGCGCTCATGCCGCTGACCTCACCAGCCGCGGCAAGAGCTGCATCATGCTCTGGATGGGTGGCGGTCCAAGCACCATGGACATCTGGGACCTCAAGCCGGGCCAAACGACCGGCGGTCCGTTCAAGCCGATCTCGACCTCCGGCGACCTGCAGATCTGCGAACACATGCCGAAGACCGCCAAGGTCATGAAGCACCTCTCGGTCGTTCGCTCGATGAGCACTCGCGAAGCCGATCACAACCGCGGCCGCTACTACATGCACACCGGCTATGTGCCGAACCCGAACATCGAACACCCGGGCTACGGTTCGGTCATCGCGCATGAGCTGTTCGATCAACGTCCGTATTTGGAAATCCCGCCGTTCGTTTCGGTCGGCGGCGGTAGCGTTGGACCGGGCTTCCTCGGCATGACCTGGGCCCCGTTCACCGTCAGCAGCAACGGTCAGGTTCGCAACCTGAAGATGCAGGGCATGAGCGACGAAACGCTCGGCAAGCGTCTCGAGATGCTGAAGCTGGTCGAAAACGGCTTCATCAGCCAACGCCGCGGACCGGCCGCCGAAGATCACGCCAAGATCTTGAACAAGACGGTCAACCTGATGACCAGCGAACAGATGAAGGCCTTCCGCGTCAGCGAAGAGCCGGATGCGATGAAAGAGCTCTACGGCACCAACGGCTTCGGCCAAGGCTGCTTGCTCGCTCGTCGTCTGGTCGAAGCGGGCGTCCCCTTCATCGAAGTCGACCTCGGCGGTTGGGACAACCACGCCAACATCTTCAACACCCTGTCCGACACCAAGCTGCCGGTCATGGATCAGGCGATGTCGGCCCTGGTCACCGACCTCGAACAACGTGGTCTGTTGAAAGACACCACCATCGTCTGGATGGGCGAATTCAGCCGCACCCCGCGGATCAACGGCAACACCGGCCGTGACCACTGGGCCCGCAGCTGGAGCACCGTCGTCGGCGGCGGCGGCATCAACGGCGGCATCGCCGTTGGCAAGACCAGCGAAGATGGTACCCGCGTCGAAACCGAACCTTACTCGGCCGAAGACTTGATGGCGACCGTGTGCCGAGCGATGGGCATTTCGCTCGAAACGACCTTCACCAGCAAGAACGGCCGGCCGATGAAAATCGCCAACGGCGGTAAGGTGATCAAAGAATTGGTCGCCTAG
- a CDS encoding DUF1549 domain-containing protein, translating into MATFSRFGLAICLTVAWVSVSMAARSSDDYGIPQVAEINEQVSAVWKDYGITPAPEAQDFEWVRRVYLDVIGRVPSVEELEEFQRDRSKDRKKNLVEKLLNDTAYTEEYARNFTTIWTNVLIGRTGGTENNTQINREGMQKYLRDSFARNKPYDQMVREIITAEGANSPGMPNFNGAVNFYMDKLADDGVQATAKTAQIFLGVQVQCTQCHNHPFNSWKQDKFWELNAFFRQTRAQRDRGMDTNNGRGMAMSLANVDFRGESGNPTQAEVYYELRNGLMEVAYPVFIDGTNINPNGLVSQVNRREELSKFVTDSKEMQEAIVNRVWGHFFGQGFTRPIDDMGPHNRPSHPELLTYLGEEFRGSSFNMKELVKWITLSQAYSLSSKITKGNEVDDPSIGESPKFSHFYLRQMEAEQLYESLIVATQAHKTRADYAEQERLKSMWMQQFTTAFGTDEGDEATTFNGSIPQALMMFNGDLIQDATSTKPGSYIATLAANGDDGKEAIQHLYMATVARRPSKNEMQAAGVLVASHKGNVAAALQDVFWALLNSNEFILNH; encoded by the coding sequence ATGGCGACTTTTTCTCGTTTCGGCCTGGCAATCTGTCTCACGGTGGCCTGGGTCAGCGTCTCGATGGCCGCTCGGTCTTCGGATGACTATGGCATCCCGCAAGTGGCCGAGATCAACGAACAGGTCAGCGCGGTGTGGAAGGACTACGGAATTACGCCGGCGCCGGAAGCGCAAGATTTCGAATGGGTCCGCCGCGTTTACCTCGACGTGATCGGCCGCGTTCCGTCGGTCGAAGAACTCGAAGAATTCCAGCGTGATCGCAGCAAAGACCGGAAGAAGAACCTGGTCGAAAAGCTGCTTAACGACACCGCCTACACCGAAGAATACGCTCGTAACTTCACCACCATCTGGACCAACGTCCTGATTGGTCGCACCGGCGGGACCGAAAACAACACGCAGATCAATCGCGAAGGGATGCAGAAGTATCTCCGCGACAGCTTCGCCCGCAACAAACCGTACGATCAGATGGTCCGTGAGATCATCACCGCCGAAGGGGCGAACTCGCCGGGCATGCCGAACTTCAATGGCGCCGTGAACTTCTATATGGACAAGCTGGCCGACGACGGCGTCCAAGCGACCGCCAAGACCGCCCAGATTTTCCTCGGCGTCCAAGTGCAGTGCACCCAGTGCCACAACCACCCGTTCAACAGCTGGAAGCAAGACAAGTTCTGGGAACTGAACGCCTTCTTCCGCCAGACCCGCGCTCAGCGTGACCGCGGCATGGATACGAACAACGGTCGCGGCATGGCGATGAGCTTGGCCAACGTCGACTTCCGCGGCGAAAGCGGCAACCCGACCCAAGCCGAAGTTTATTACGAACTGCGTAACGGCCTGATGGAAGTCGCCTACCCGGTCTTCATCGACGGCACCAACATCAACCCGAACGGTCTGGTCTCGCAGGTCAATCGTCGTGAAGAGCTCTCGAAGTTCGTCACCGACTCGAAGGAAATGCAGGAAGCGATCGTCAATCGCGTCTGGGGCCACTTCTTCGGACAAGGCTTCACCCGCCCGATCGACGACATGGGCCCGCACAACCGCCCCTCGCACCCGGAACTGCTCACCTACCTGGGCGAAGAGTTCCGCGGCTCCAGCTTCAACATGAAAGAGCTGGTCAAGTGGATCACGCTGAGCCAGGCCTACAGCTTGTCGAGCAAGATCACCAAGGGGAACGAAGTGGACGATCCGAGCATCGGCGAATCGCCGAAGTTCAGCCACTTCTACCTCCGTCAGATGGAAGCCGAACAGCTGTACGAATCGCTGATCGTCGCCACCCAGGCCCACAAGACCCGTGCCGACTACGCGGAACAAGAACGCTTGAAGAGCATGTGGATGCAGCAGTTTACGACCGCCTTCGGCACCGACGAAGGGGACGAAGCGACCACGTTCAACGGCTCGATTCCGCAAGCGTTGATGATGTTCAATGGCGACCTGATTCAGGATGCGACCAGCACCAAGCCGGGAAGCTACATCGCCACGCTCGCCGCCAATGGCGACGACGGCAAAGAAGCGATCCAGCACTTGTACATGGCGACCGTCGCTCGACGTCCGTCCAAGAACGAGATGCAAGCGGCCGGCGTTTTGGTCGCCAGTCACAAAGGCAACGTCGCCGCCGCCCTGCAGGACGTCTTCTGGGCGCTGCTCAACAGCAACGAGTTCATCCTCAACCACTAA
- a CDS encoding RNA polymerase sigma factor, with protein MSITESTAKRYELQDPDVRLMLEVRDDNAAAFEELMLRYQNRLINLMHHLMGRREQAEDLAQEVFLRVYRSRKSYKPGSKFSTWLYTIANNVASNARRSMARRKEVQVDGNDEGGIGPANPLDRIAKAASGQMPTRMIDRAEMGEVVRLAMETLNERQRMAVLLSKFEEMSYADIATTMGMSVEAIKSLLSRARANLKTALEPYLEQGAKPPAE; from the coding sequence TTGTCGATCACGGAATCGACCGCTAAACGCTACGAACTGCAAGATCCGGACGTCCGGCTCATGCTCGAGGTGCGCGACGACAACGCGGCGGCCTTCGAGGAGTTGATGCTGCGCTATCAAAACCGGCTGATTAACCTCATGCACCACTTGATGGGGCGTCGAGAGCAGGCGGAGGATCTGGCTCAGGAGGTTTTTCTGCGGGTTTACCGTTCGCGGAAGTCGTATAAGCCGGGATCGAAGTTTTCGACCTGGCTCTACACGATCGCCAACAACGTGGCCAGCAACGCTCGCCGGAGCATGGCCCGCCGCAAGGAGGTTCAGGTCGACGGCAATGACGAGGGGGGAATCGGACCGGCAAATCCGTTGGATCGCATCGCCAAAGCGGCGAGCGGTCAAATGCCGACCCGAATGATCGATCGAGCCGAGATGGGGGAAGTGGTCCGGCTTGCGATGGAAACGCTGAATGAGCGGCAGCGAATGGCCGTGTTGTTATCGAAATTTGAGGAAATGAGTTACGCCGATATCGCGACCACGATGGGGATGTCGGTTGAAGCGATCAAGTCTCTGCTCTCCCGGGCCCGGGCCAATCTGAAAACGGCCCTGGAACCTTACCTGGAGCAAGGGGCGAAACCGCCAGCCGAGTGA
- a CDS encoding anti-sigma factor family protein has product MSTPNDDNLVPVDDAEQQLVAYLDGELSDDERIVVEARLADDYDYRQRLQRLERAWDMLDSLPRMEASGSFVHTTVEMISLAASQELETIQDRRKSSTWRVLTITLAASLIAAVAGFAWVNYSATSENQKLLTELPLIENMDRYQKVDEVEFLEQLRKEGLFVSEVDDGV; this is encoded by the coding sequence ATGAGTACGCCGAACGACGACAATTTGGTACCAGTCGACGACGCCGAGCAGCAGCTTGTCGCGTATCTTGACGGTGAGCTCTCGGACGACGAACGCATCGTCGTTGAAGCCCGCCTGGCCGACGACTACGACTACCGTCAGCGCTTGCAGCGTCTGGAACGGGCCTGGGACATGCTCGACTCGCTGCCTCGAATGGAAGCGAGCGGTTCGTTCGTGCACACCACGGTCGAGATGATCTCGCTCGCCGCGTCGCAAGAGCTCGAAACGATCCAGGATCGCCGCAAGTCGAGCACGTGGCGCGTGCTGACGATCACGTTGGCGGCGTCGCTGATCGCCGCGGTCGCCGGTTTCGCGTGGGTCAACTATTCGGCGACCAGCGAGAATCAAAAGCTGCTGACCGAGTTGCCGCTGATCGAAAACATGGACCGCTATCAAAAGGTGGACGAGGTCGAGTTCCTGGAACAGCTGCGCAAAGAAGGGCTGTTCGTTTCGGAGGTGGATGATGGCGTTTAA